Proteins from a genomic interval of Callospermophilus lateralis isolate mCalLat2 chromosome 1, mCalLat2.hap1, whole genome shotgun sequence:
- the Wiz gene encoding protein Wiz isoform X13 gives MAEVAFLTGSPILASAKPSPVPPPPPIGSAAVANFDPGTFSLMRCDFCGAGFDTRAGLSSHARAHLRDFGITNWELTVSPINILQELLATSAAELPPSPLGREAGGPPGSFLTSRRPRLPLTMPFPPTWAEDPGPAYGDAQSLTTCEVCGACFETRKGLSSHARSHLRQLGVAESESSGAPIDLLYELVKQKGLPDAPLGLPPGLTKKSNSPKELVSGATRPGLLALAKPLDAPAVNKAIKSPPGFSTKGLAHTPSSPLLKKAPLALTGSPTPKNPEDKSPQLSLSPRPTSPKAQWPQSEDEGPLNLTLDSDGGRELDCQLCGAWFETRKGLSSHARAHLRHLGVSDPDAKGSPIDVLHGLIRRDGVQIRLPPGRGALAQLGRPPPASAALSLLPPPPPAKKAKLKAAGTASPWGKQDLSAAAAAGIFWASDVEPSPLNLSSGPEPARDIRCEFCGEFFENRKGLSSHARSHLRQMGVTEWYVNGSPIDTLREILKRRTQSRPGGPPHPPGPSPKSLAKVVGTGGPGSSLEARNPSDLHISPLAKKLPPPPGSPLGHSPAASPPPTARKMFPGLTATSLPKKLKPEQMRVEIKREMLPGALHGEPHPSEGPWGAPREDMTPLNLSSRAEPVRDIRCEFCGEFFENRKGLSSHARSHLRQMGVTEWSVNGSPIDTLREILKKKAKPCLIKKEPPAGDLAPALAEDGSPTVAPGPVQSPLPLSPLAGRPGKPGAGPAQVPRELSLTPITGAKPSATGYLSSVAAKRPLQEDRLLPAEVKAKTYIQTELPFKAKTLHEKTSHSSTEACCELCGLYFENRKALASHARAHLRQFGVTEWCVNGSPIETLSEWIKHRPQKVGAYRSYIQGGRPFTKKFRSAGHGRDNDKRPPLGLAPGGLALVGRSAGGEPGPEAGRAADSGERPLAASPPGTVKAEEHQRQNINKFERRQARPPDSTGVRGSEEANDLHQKLEEVRQPPPRVRPVPSLVPRPPQTSLVKFVGNIYTLKCRFCEVEFQGPLSIQEEWVRHLQRHILEMNFSKADPAPEEPQAPQAQTAAAEAP, from the exons ATGGCAGAGGTGGCATTTCTG ACGGGCAGTCCCATCCTGGCCTCAGCGAAGCCCTCCCCTGTGCCACCTCCGCCACCCATCGGATCAGCAGCTG TGGCCAACTTTGATCCTGGCACCTTCAGCTTAATGCGCTGTGACTTCTGTGGGGCTGGGTTTGATACTCGGGCCGGTCTCTCCAGCCATGCCCGGGCCCACCTGCGTGACTTTGGCATCACCAACTGGGAGCTCACCGTCTCGCCCATCAACATCCTCCAGGAGCTGCTGGCCACCTCCGCTGCTGAGTTGCCCCCCAGTCCCCTGGGCCGAGAGGCTGGCGGGCCACCTGGCAGCTTCCTGACCTCCCGTCGGCCTCGCTTACCTCTTACCATGCCCTTCCCACCCACCTGGGCTGAGGACCCTGGGCCAGCCTACGGAGATG CCCAGAGCCTGACCACCTGTGAGGTCTGCGGCGCCTGCTTTGAGACCCGCAAGGGCCTGTCCAGCCACGCACGTTCCCACCTGCGGCAGCTGGGTGTAGCAGAGTCGGAGAGCAGTGGTGCCCCCATCGACCTCCTCTACGAGCTGGTGAAGCAGAAGGGCCTGCCTGATGCTCCCCTTGGGCTGCCCCCAGGCCTAACTAAGAAGTCCAACTCGCCGAAAGAATTGGTCTCTGGGGCTACCCGGCCAGGTCTGCTTGCCCTGGCCAAGCCTTTGGATGCCCCTGCTGTCAACAAAGCCATCAAGTCTCCTCCTGGCTTCTCGACCAAAGGCCTGGCCCACACACCCAGCTCTCCGCTCCTCAAGAAGGCACCGCTGGCCCTGACGGGTTCCCCTACCCCCAAGAATCCTGAGGACAAGAGCCCCCAGCTGTCCCTGAGCCCCCGGCCGACCTCCCCAAAGGCACAGTGGCCCCAGTCTGAGGACGAGGGGCCCCTGAATCTCA CTTTAGATAGTGACGGGGGCAGAGAGCTGGACTGCCAGCTGTGTGGTGCCTGGTTTGAGACCCGCAAGGGCCTGTCCAGCCACGCCCGTGCCCACCTGCGCCACCTGGGCGTCAGCGACCCGGACGCCAAGGGATCCCCCATAGACGTGCTCCACGGGCTCATCAGGAGGGACGGCGTCCAGATCCGCCTCCCACCCGGGCGCGGAGCCCTGGCCCAGCTGGGGCGGCCTCCTCCCGCCTCTGCGGCCCTCTCCTTGCTCCCCCCCCCACCGCCGGCCAAGAAGGCCAAGCTGAAGGCCGCGGGTACGGCCAGCCCCTGGGGGAAGCAGGACCTCTCGGCCGCCGCAGCCGCCGGCATTTTCTGGGCCTCTGATGTGGAGCCATCTCCTCTCAACCTCT CCTCCGGCCCAGAACCAGCTCGAGACATCCGCTGTGAGTTCTGTGGTGAGTTCTTCGAGAACCGCAAGGGTCTGTCGAGCCATGCACGTTCCCACCTGCGGCAGATGGGCGTGACTGAGTGGTACGTCAATGGTTCGCCCATCGACACATTGAGGGAGATCCTGAAGAGACGGACCCAGTCTCGGCCAGGTGGACCCCCCCACCCACCAGGGCCTAGCCCAAAATCCCTGGCAAAGGTGGTGGGCACCGGAGGCCCTGGCAGCTCATTAGAAGCCCGCAACCCTTCGGACCTTCACATCTCACCTCTGGCTAAGAAGTTGCCACCACCACCAGGCAGCCCCCTGGGCCACTCACCAGCTGCCTCTCCTCCTCCCACGGCCCGGAAGATGTTCCCAGGCCTGACAGCAACCTCCCTGCCTAAGAAGCTGAAGCCTGAACAAATGCGGGTGGAGATCAAGCGGGAGATGCTGCCAGGGGCCCTTCATGGGGAGCCGCACCCATCTGAGGGTCCCTGGGGGGCGCCGAGGGAAGACATGACACCCTTGAACCTGT CGTCCCGGGCAGAGCCGGTGCGCGACATCCGCTGCGAGTTCTGCGGTGAGTTCTTCGAGAACCGCAAGGGCCTGTCGAGCCATGCACGCTCCCATCTACGGCAGATGGGTGTGACCGAGTGGTCTGTCAACGGCTCGCCCATCGACACGCTGCGGGAGATCCTGAAGAAGAAGGCCAAGCCGTGCCTCATCAAGAAGGAGCCGCCAGCTGGAGACCTGGCTCCTGCCTTGGCTGAGGATGGGTCCCCCACTGTGGCCCCTGGGCCTGTGCAGTCCCCACTGCCATTGTCGCCCCTGGCTGGCCGGCCAGGCAAACCAGGAGCTGGGCCAGCCCAGGTTCCCCGGGAGCTCAGCCTGACACCCATCACTGGGGCCAAACCCTCAGCCACTGGCTACCTGAGCTCAGTGGCAGCCAAGCGGCCCTTGCAGGAGGACCGACTCCTCCCCGCAGAGGTCAAGGCCAAGACCTACATCCAGACTGAACTGCCCTTCAAGGCAAAGACCCTCCATGAGAAGACCTCCCACTCTT CCACCGAGGCCTGCTGCGAGCTCTGTGGCCTTTACTTTGAAAATCGCAAAGCCCTGGCCAGCCATGCACGGGCACACCTGCGGCAGTTTGGTGTGACAGAGTGGTGTGTCAACGGCTCGCCCATCGAGACGCTGAGCGAGTGGATCAAGCATCGGCCCCAGAAGGTGGGCGCCTACCGCAGTTACATCCAAGGCGGCCGCCCTTTTACCAAGAAGTTCCGAAGTGCTGGCCATGGCCGTGACAATGACAAGCGACCGCCCCTGGGGCTGGCACCTGGGGGCCTGGCCTTGGTTGGCCGCAGTGCTGGGGGGGAGCCAGGGCCTGAGGCTGGCCGGGCAGCCGACAGCGGTGAGCGGCCTCTGGCAGCCAGCCCACCAGGCACTGTGAAGGCTGAGGAACATCAGCGGCAGAACATCAACA AATTTGAACGTCGACAAGCCCGCCCCCCAGATTCCACTGGGGTCCGGGGGAGTGAGGAGGCCAATGACTTGCATCAGAAGCTGGAAGAGGTGCGGCAACCTCCACCCCGGGTGCGGCCAGTCCCATCCTTGGTGCCCCGACCCCCTCAAACATCACTTGTCAAGTTTGTAGGCAACATCTACACCCTCAAGTGCAG GTTCTGTGAAGTGGAATTCCAGGGCCCCCTCTCCATCCAGGAAGAGTGGGTACGACACTTACAGCGGCACATCCTGGAGATGAATTTCTCCAAAGCAGACCCTGCACCTGAGGAGCCCCAAGCCCCACAGGCACAGACAGCAGCGGCAGAGGCACCCTAA
- the Wiz gene encoding protein Wiz isoform X9 — MGLGSEENTMVAMDLGSPLLPKKSLPVPGALEQVASRLSSKVAAEVPHGSKQELPDLKAQSLTTCEVCGACFETRKGLSSHARSHLRQLGVAESESSGAPIDLLYELVKQKGLPDAPLGLPPGLTKKSNSPKELVSGATRPGLLALAKPLDAPAVNKAIKSPPGFSTKGLAHTPSSPLLKKAPLALTGSPTPKNPEDKSPQLSLSPRPTSPKAQWPQSEDEGPLNLTLDSDGGRELDCQLCGAWFETRKGLSSHARAHLRHLGVSDPDAKGSPIDVLHGLIRRDGVQIRLPPGRGALAQLGRPPPASAALSLLPPPPPAKKAKLKAAGTASPWGKQDLSAAAAAGIFWASDVEPSPLNLSSGPEPARDIRCEFCGEFFENRKGLSSHARSHLRQMGVTEWYVNGSPIDTLREILKRRTQSRPGGPPHPPGPSPKSLAKVVGTGGPGSSLEARNPSDLHISPLAKKLPPPPGSPLGHSPAASPPPTARKMFPGLTATSLPKKLKPEQMRVEIKREMLPGALHGEPHPSEGPWGAPREDMTPLNLSSRAEPVRDIRCEFCGEFFENRKGLSSHARSHLRQMGVTEWSVNGSPIDTLREILKKKAKPCLIKKEPPAGDLAPALAEDGSPTVAPGPVQSPLPLSPLAGRPGKPGAGPAQVPRELSLTPITGAKPSATGYLSSVAAKRPLQEDRLLPAEVKAKTYIQTELPFKAKTLHEKTSHSSTEACCELCGLYFENRKALASHARAHLRQFGVTEWCVNGSPIETLSEWIKHRPQKVGAYRSYIQGGRPFTKKFRSAGHGRDNDKRPPLGLAPGGLALVGRSAGGEPGPEAGRAADSGERPLAASPPGTVKAEEHQRQNINKFERRQARPPDSTGVRGSEEANDLHQKLEEVRQPPPRVRPVPSLVPRPPQTSLVKFVGNIYTLKCRFCEVEFQGPLSIQEEWVRHLQRHILEMNFSKADPAPEEPQAPQAQTAAAEAP; from the exons ATGG GCCTGGGTTCTGAGGAAAACACAATGGTGGCCATGGACTTGGGTTCTCCCCTGCTTCCTAAGAAGAGCCTTCCTGTCCCTGGGGCCTTGGAGCAGGTGGCTAGTCGACTGAGCAGCAAAGTGGCCGCCGAGGTTCCTCATGGCAGCAAACAGGAGCTGCCGGACCTCAAGG CCCAGAGCCTGACCACCTGTGAGGTCTGCGGCGCCTGCTTTGAGACCCGCAAGGGCCTGTCCAGCCACGCACGTTCCCACCTGCGGCAGCTGGGTGTAGCAGAGTCGGAGAGCAGTGGTGCCCCCATCGACCTCCTCTACGAGCTGGTGAAGCAGAAGGGCCTGCCTGATGCTCCCCTTGGGCTGCCCCCAGGCCTAACTAAGAAGTCCAACTCGCCGAAAGAATTGGTCTCTGGGGCTACCCGGCCAGGTCTGCTTGCCCTGGCCAAGCCTTTGGATGCCCCTGCTGTCAACAAAGCCATCAAGTCTCCTCCTGGCTTCTCGACCAAAGGCCTGGCCCACACACCCAGCTCTCCGCTCCTCAAGAAGGCACCGCTGGCCCTGACGGGTTCCCCTACCCCCAAGAATCCTGAGGACAAGAGCCCCCAGCTGTCCCTGAGCCCCCGGCCGACCTCCCCAAAGGCACAGTGGCCCCAGTCTGAGGACGAGGGGCCCCTGAATCTCA CTTTAGATAGTGACGGGGGCAGAGAGCTGGACTGCCAGCTGTGTGGTGCCTGGTTTGAGACCCGCAAGGGCCTGTCCAGCCACGCCCGTGCCCACCTGCGCCACCTGGGCGTCAGCGACCCGGACGCCAAGGGATCCCCCATAGACGTGCTCCACGGGCTCATCAGGAGGGACGGCGTCCAGATCCGCCTCCCACCCGGGCGCGGAGCCCTGGCCCAGCTGGGGCGGCCTCCTCCCGCCTCTGCGGCCCTCTCCTTGCTCCCCCCCCCACCGCCGGCCAAGAAGGCCAAGCTGAAGGCCGCGGGTACGGCCAGCCCCTGGGGGAAGCAGGACCTCTCGGCCGCCGCAGCCGCCGGCATTTTCTGGGCCTCTGATGTGGAGCCATCTCCTCTCAACCTCT CCTCCGGCCCAGAACCAGCTCGAGACATCCGCTGTGAGTTCTGTGGTGAGTTCTTCGAGAACCGCAAGGGTCTGTCGAGCCATGCACGTTCCCACCTGCGGCAGATGGGCGTGACTGAGTGGTACGTCAATGGTTCGCCCATCGACACATTGAGGGAGATCCTGAAGAGACGGACCCAGTCTCGGCCAGGTGGACCCCCCCACCCACCAGGGCCTAGCCCAAAATCCCTGGCAAAGGTGGTGGGCACCGGAGGCCCTGGCAGCTCATTAGAAGCCCGCAACCCTTCGGACCTTCACATCTCACCTCTGGCTAAGAAGTTGCCACCACCACCAGGCAGCCCCCTGGGCCACTCACCAGCTGCCTCTCCTCCTCCCACGGCCCGGAAGATGTTCCCAGGCCTGACAGCAACCTCCCTGCCTAAGAAGCTGAAGCCTGAACAAATGCGGGTGGAGATCAAGCGGGAGATGCTGCCAGGGGCCCTTCATGGGGAGCCGCACCCATCTGAGGGTCCCTGGGGGGCGCCGAGGGAAGACATGACACCCTTGAACCTGT CGTCCCGGGCAGAGCCGGTGCGCGACATCCGCTGCGAGTTCTGCGGTGAGTTCTTCGAGAACCGCAAGGGCCTGTCGAGCCATGCACGCTCCCATCTACGGCAGATGGGTGTGACCGAGTGGTCTGTCAACGGCTCGCCCATCGACACGCTGCGGGAGATCCTGAAGAAGAAGGCCAAGCCGTGCCTCATCAAGAAGGAGCCGCCAGCTGGAGACCTGGCTCCTGCCTTGGCTGAGGATGGGTCCCCCACTGTGGCCCCTGGGCCTGTGCAGTCCCCACTGCCATTGTCGCCCCTGGCTGGCCGGCCAGGCAAACCAGGAGCTGGGCCAGCCCAGGTTCCCCGGGAGCTCAGCCTGACACCCATCACTGGGGCCAAACCCTCAGCCACTGGCTACCTGAGCTCAGTGGCAGCCAAGCGGCCCTTGCAGGAGGACCGACTCCTCCCCGCAGAGGTCAAGGCCAAGACCTACATCCAGACTGAACTGCCCTTCAAGGCAAAGACCCTCCATGAGAAGACCTCCCACTCTT CCACCGAGGCCTGCTGCGAGCTCTGTGGCCTTTACTTTGAAAATCGCAAAGCCCTGGCCAGCCATGCACGGGCACACCTGCGGCAGTTTGGTGTGACAGAGTGGTGTGTCAACGGCTCGCCCATCGAGACGCTGAGCGAGTGGATCAAGCATCGGCCCCAGAAGGTGGGCGCCTACCGCAGTTACATCCAAGGCGGCCGCCCTTTTACCAAGAAGTTCCGAAGTGCTGGCCATGGCCGTGACAATGACAAGCGACCGCCCCTGGGGCTGGCACCTGGGGGCCTGGCCTTGGTTGGCCGCAGTGCTGGGGGGGAGCCAGGGCCTGAGGCTGGCCGGGCAGCCGACAGCGGTGAGCGGCCTCTGGCAGCCAGCCCACCAGGCACTGTGAAGGCTGAGGAACATCAGCGGCAGAACATCAACA AATTTGAACGTCGACAAGCCCGCCCCCCAGATTCCACTGGGGTCCGGGGGAGTGAGGAGGCCAATGACTTGCATCAGAAGCTGGAAGAGGTGCGGCAACCTCCACCCCGGGTGCGGCCAGTCCCATCCTTGGTGCCCCGACCCCCTCAAACATCACTTGTCAAGTTTGTAGGCAACATCTACACCCTCAAGTGCAG GTTCTGTGAAGTGGAATTCCAGGGCCCCCTCTCCATCCAGGAAGAGTGGGTACGACACTTACAGCGGCACATCCTGGAGATGAATTTCTCCAAAGCAGACCCTGCACCTGAGGAGCCCCAAGCCCCACAGGCACAGACAGCAGCGGCAGAGGCACCCTAA
- the Wiz gene encoding protein Wiz isoform X7, whose translation MAASTAQCRVTKAESKAAAGPRAGAARERAPTGAPPPCPPSPGPVTLPAPPPPPPPPPLPPPPPRDGPKAEPEPGPGPAPPPGLGSEENTMVAMDLGSPLLPKKSLPVPGALEQVASRLSSKVAAEVPHGSKQELPDLKAQSLTTCEVCGACFETRKGLSSHARSHLRQLGVAESESSGAPIDLLYELVKQKGLPDAPLGLPPGLTKKSNSPKELVSGATRPGLLALAKPLDAPAVNKAIKSPPGFSTKGLAHTPSSPLLKKAPLALTGSPTPKNPEDKSPQLSLSPRPTSPKAQWPQSEDEGPLNLTLDSDGGRELDCQLCGAWFETRKGLSSHARAHLRHLGVSDPDAKGSPIDVLHGLIRRDGVQIRLPPGRGALAQLGRPPPASAALSLLPPPPPAKKAKLKAAGTASPWGKQDLSAAAAAGIFWASDVEPSPLNLSSGPEPARDIRCEFCGEFFENRKGLSSHARSHLRQMGVTEWYVNGSPIDTLREILKRRTQSRPGGPPHPPGPSPKSLAKVVGTGGPGSSLEARNPSDLHISPLAKKLPPPPGSPLGHSPAASPPPTARKMFPGLTATSLPKKLKPEQMRVEIKREMLPGALHGEPHPSEGPWGAPREDMTPLNLSSRAEPVRDIRCEFCGEFFENRKGLSSHARSHLRQMGVTEWSVNGSPIDTLREILKKKAKPCLIKKEPPAGDLAPALAEDGSPTVAPGPVQSPLPLSPLAGRPGKPGAGPAQVPRELSLTPITGAKPSATGYLSSVAAKRPLQEDRLLPAEVKAKTYIQTELPFKAKTLHEKTSHSSTEACCELCGLYFENRKALASHARAHLRQFGVTEWCVNGSPIETLSEWIKHRPQKVGAYRSYIQGGRPFTKKFRSAGHGRDNDKRPPLGLAPGGLALVGRSAGGEPGPEAGRAADSGERPLAASPPGTVKAEEHQRQNINKFERRQARPPDSTGVRGSEEANDLHQKLEEVRQPPPRVRPVPSLVPRPPQTSLVKFVGNIYTLKCRFCEVEFQGPLSIQEEWVRHLQRHILEMNFSKADPAPEEPQAPQAQTAAAEAP comes from the exons ATGGCCGCCTCCACCGCCCAGTGCCGAGTGACAAAAGCGGAGAGCAAAGCGGCGGCGGGGCCGCGCGCGGGGGCCGCCCGGGAGCGCGCGCCTACGGGGGCGCCCCCGCCCTGCCCCCCGAGCCCGGGCCCCGTGACCCTGccggcgccgccgccgccgccgcccccacccccgctgccgccgccgccgccgcgggaCGGGCCCAAGGCCGAGCCGGAGCCGGGTCCCGGGCCCGCGCCCCCGCCGG GCCTGGGTTCTGAGGAAAACACAATGGTGGCCATGGACTTGGGTTCTCCCCTGCTTCCTAAGAAGAGCCTTCCTGTCCCTGGGGCCTTGGAGCAGGTGGCTAGTCGACTGAGCAGCAAAGTGGCCGCCGAGGTTCCTCATGGCAGCAAACAGGAGCTGCCGGACCTCAAGG CCCAGAGCCTGACCACCTGTGAGGTCTGCGGCGCCTGCTTTGAGACCCGCAAGGGCCTGTCCAGCCACGCACGTTCCCACCTGCGGCAGCTGGGTGTAGCAGAGTCGGAGAGCAGTGGTGCCCCCATCGACCTCCTCTACGAGCTGGTGAAGCAGAAGGGCCTGCCTGATGCTCCCCTTGGGCTGCCCCCAGGCCTAACTAAGAAGTCCAACTCGCCGAAAGAATTGGTCTCTGGGGCTACCCGGCCAGGTCTGCTTGCCCTGGCCAAGCCTTTGGATGCCCCTGCTGTCAACAAAGCCATCAAGTCTCCTCCTGGCTTCTCGACCAAAGGCCTGGCCCACACACCCAGCTCTCCGCTCCTCAAGAAGGCACCGCTGGCCCTGACGGGTTCCCCTACCCCCAAGAATCCTGAGGACAAGAGCCCCCAGCTGTCCCTGAGCCCCCGGCCGACCTCCCCAAAGGCACAGTGGCCCCAGTCTGAGGACGAGGGGCCCCTGAATCTCA CTTTAGATAGTGACGGGGGCAGAGAGCTGGACTGCCAGCTGTGTGGTGCCTGGTTTGAGACCCGCAAGGGCCTGTCCAGCCACGCCCGTGCCCACCTGCGCCACCTGGGCGTCAGCGACCCGGACGCCAAGGGATCCCCCATAGACGTGCTCCACGGGCTCATCAGGAGGGACGGCGTCCAGATCCGCCTCCCACCCGGGCGCGGAGCCCTGGCCCAGCTGGGGCGGCCTCCTCCCGCCTCTGCGGCCCTCTCCTTGCTCCCCCCCCCACCGCCGGCCAAGAAGGCCAAGCTGAAGGCCGCGGGTACGGCCAGCCCCTGGGGGAAGCAGGACCTCTCGGCCGCCGCAGCCGCCGGCATTTTCTGGGCCTCTGATGTGGAGCCATCTCCTCTCAACCTCT CCTCCGGCCCAGAACCAGCTCGAGACATCCGCTGTGAGTTCTGTGGTGAGTTCTTCGAGAACCGCAAGGGTCTGTCGAGCCATGCACGTTCCCACCTGCGGCAGATGGGCGTGACTGAGTGGTACGTCAATGGTTCGCCCATCGACACATTGAGGGAGATCCTGAAGAGACGGACCCAGTCTCGGCCAGGTGGACCCCCCCACCCACCAGGGCCTAGCCCAAAATCCCTGGCAAAGGTGGTGGGCACCGGAGGCCCTGGCAGCTCATTAGAAGCCCGCAACCCTTCGGACCTTCACATCTCACCTCTGGCTAAGAAGTTGCCACCACCACCAGGCAGCCCCCTGGGCCACTCACCAGCTGCCTCTCCTCCTCCCACGGCCCGGAAGATGTTCCCAGGCCTGACAGCAACCTCCCTGCCTAAGAAGCTGAAGCCTGAACAAATGCGGGTGGAGATCAAGCGGGAGATGCTGCCAGGGGCCCTTCATGGGGAGCCGCACCCATCTGAGGGTCCCTGGGGGGCGCCGAGGGAAGACATGACACCCTTGAACCTGT CGTCCCGGGCAGAGCCGGTGCGCGACATCCGCTGCGAGTTCTGCGGTGAGTTCTTCGAGAACCGCAAGGGCCTGTCGAGCCATGCACGCTCCCATCTACGGCAGATGGGTGTGACCGAGTGGTCTGTCAACGGCTCGCCCATCGACACGCTGCGGGAGATCCTGAAGAAGAAGGCCAAGCCGTGCCTCATCAAGAAGGAGCCGCCAGCTGGAGACCTGGCTCCTGCCTTGGCTGAGGATGGGTCCCCCACTGTGGCCCCTGGGCCTGTGCAGTCCCCACTGCCATTGTCGCCCCTGGCTGGCCGGCCAGGCAAACCAGGAGCTGGGCCAGCCCAGGTTCCCCGGGAGCTCAGCCTGACACCCATCACTGGGGCCAAACCCTCAGCCACTGGCTACCTGAGCTCAGTGGCAGCCAAGCGGCCCTTGCAGGAGGACCGACTCCTCCCCGCAGAGGTCAAGGCCAAGACCTACATCCAGACTGAACTGCCCTTCAAGGCAAAGACCCTCCATGAGAAGACCTCCCACTCTT CCACCGAGGCCTGCTGCGAGCTCTGTGGCCTTTACTTTGAAAATCGCAAAGCCCTGGCCAGCCATGCACGGGCACACCTGCGGCAGTTTGGTGTGACAGAGTGGTGTGTCAACGGCTCGCCCATCGAGACGCTGAGCGAGTGGATCAAGCATCGGCCCCAGAAGGTGGGCGCCTACCGCAGTTACATCCAAGGCGGCCGCCCTTTTACCAAGAAGTTCCGAAGTGCTGGCCATGGCCGTGACAATGACAAGCGACCGCCCCTGGGGCTGGCACCTGGGGGCCTGGCCTTGGTTGGCCGCAGTGCTGGGGGGGAGCCAGGGCCTGAGGCTGGCCGGGCAGCCGACAGCGGTGAGCGGCCTCTGGCAGCCAGCCCACCAGGCACTGTGAAGGCTGAGGAACATCAGCGGCAGAACATCAACA AATTTGAACGTCGACAAGCCCGCCCCCCAGATTCCACTGGGGTCCGGGGGAGTGAGGAGGCCAATGACTTGCATCAGAAGCTGGAAGAGGTGCGGCAACCTCCACCCCGGGTGCGGCCAGTCCCATCCTTGGTGCCCCGACCCCCTCAAACATCACTTGTCAAGTTTGTAGGCAACATCTACACCCTCAAGTGCAG GTTCTGTGAAGTGGAATTCCAGGGCCCCCTCTCCATCCAGGAAGAGTGGGTACGACACTTACAGCGGCACATCCTGGAGATGAATTTCTCCAAAGCAGACCCTGCACCTGAGGAGCCCCAAGCCCCACAGGCACAGACAGCAGCGGCAGAGGCACCCTAA